CGGATAATAATCAGCATGTCCAAGTACAGCAATGGCCGGATATGCTTTTTCGCGTGATAACCGGATTCCTTCTTCCATTAGCCTTGAACCCACTCGCTTCCCCTGATATTCAGGTAAAACGGCTAGTGGGGCAAGGGCTAAAATAAACCTGCTACGCCCAGCTGTCTCAAGCGAAATTTCGCTAAACATAATATAGCCAACAATGCGACCATCCTCTGATTCTGCTACAAGAGATAATCCCGGCTGGTAATAGTCAGATGTCCGAATGCTTTCAACTAAGTCAGCTTCTACACTACCATTAAAAGCTTCCTCATTCACGTGACGAATCGCCTGATAATCTTGTGGTTGTTCTTTCCGAATAATCATTTTTACTTCGTCACTCGTTTCATTGCCATGCTATCTTCCAGTTGTTTCATCGCATTTAACACGACCTCTGCCGTCATTTCACCTGGCATCATATGGATTGTTTCATGCGGTTCAGTAGCGCGCTTAGCAACAGCAATAAGCGTTTCATCCGCAAGTGTCGCAAGCCCCATATCATATAAACTTGTTGGAAGTCCTAGTTTGGAATAAAAAGGTAATAGTTGTTCGATTTCATCCCAACGATTTTCAATGACTAATTGCACTAAAATTCCATACGCTACTTTATTACCATGCAATAAGTGATGCGTTTCTGGAACCATCGTTAACGCGTCATGAATCGAATGCGCTCCTGCACAACGACCATAATCGTCCCCAAAACCGCCAACCATTCCGCCAACTAAAATGTTGGTTTCGATAATTTTAACGAATGCTTCATTTAGGGCTTGTTTATCCATGGCAGCAAGTGCTTCTTCACTGTATTGCAACAAGTTATCACGACACATTTTCGCAGCAATGTGGGCAATTTCGATTTCGACGGATTTGCTCGGTAAAGAGTTAATAATCACATCTGCTTCGTACCATTTTGCTAACGTATCACCAATTCCCGCAACAAGTAGTTCTTTTGGAGAATCTAAAATCATTTCTGGATCAATTAATAATAACGCATTACTGCTAGCGAATACATCATAACGAATCATCGCGCCCGCTTCGTCATACATCACACTAAGCGGTGTATAGGCAGCACAAGTAGATGCAAGTGTAGGTAAAATAATGACTGGCAAACGTAAAACCGCGGCTGCTGCTTTACATACATCGGCAATTTTCCCGCCACCAACTGCAATAATCGCATCCATCTTGTTTGTTTCCATTATCGCTACCAGACGATCACGTTCCTCGTAGGTAGAACCACCATTATATACTTCAAAAGTAGATGTAACCGTTGATAATTCAGGGAATTTATTTTTAGCAACTTCCCAAGAAGCATTTCCACGAACTACTAACACATTTTTCAAACCGCGGCGTTCTAAATGAGTGGGCAACGTTTTCCACGCGCCAACTTGGCAAAAATACTCTTGCGGAGCTCCGCGAACAATCAATTCTTTATTCAACAAAAATCATCCCTTCTGTCTGGCACGGTCGGATATTCGGCTGCGACATTTATAATTCAAATTGTATAGGAACTTAAACCTACTGTCAAACTAGCTACTGCTTGGCGATTTCGTCATCACCAAACCATTTTTTACTAATTTCTTGCATTTTTCCTTCTTTGTATAATTTTTCAAAAGCTTCATTGATTTTTGTTTGTAATTCTTTATCACTTTTGCGCATTCCAACAGCAAAATCTGTCGCATCAAAACCGCCAGTTACAATGTTGTAATCGTCTTTATTTTTTTGTTTATCAATATAATAACGCGCGTAAACTTCATCAATAATTAAACCGTCAATCCGTTTGTTATTTAAATCAATAAAAGCCGTATCGAAGGTATCATATAATTCTGGCTCATTGTTACTTATAATATCTGTCAGCACTTCTGGTTTGTTCGCCATATCATCAATCGAACTTGCACCATTTTGGGCTCCGAGTGTTTTATCTTTCATATCGCTAAATTGATTAATATTGCTCGATTTCAACGTTACTAGCACTTGCTCGTTTTTCATGTAGGCGTTACTAAAAGCGACTTGTTTCTTTCTAGCATCTGTCACAGTATAGCCATTCCAAATTAAATCAATCGAGCCGTTTTTCAGTTCTGATTCTTTCATCGTCCAATCAATCGGCGTGAACTTCGCTTTAATGCCATATTCCGCAAAAACAGCTTTCGCCAAATCAATATCAAAACCGACTAAATTATCATCTTTATCTCGAAATCCCATTGGTACAAAACTATCATCTAAACCAATCACGACTTCCTTGTCTTTATTGATTCGCTCCCATTGGTCTTCTTTCGATTCGCTGCTGGAACAAGCTCCCAGCGCTAACATCACAACCGCCATTACAGCTATTAATAGTCCTTTTTTCATCTTAAATTGCCTCCTTTTTTAGTGGTTCGACTTCCATCATTTGATCCGCTACTTTTTCTGCAAAAGTGTGGTCATGCGTGACGATAATCTGCGTAATCCCAACCTTCTTCAAACTTAAAATTAACGCTGCCACGTGGTCACGTAAGTCGGGATCGAGCGCCGATGTCGGTTCATCAAACAAGAGTACTTTCGGGTTCATCGCAAGCGCGCGAGCAATAGCTACACGCTGTTTTTGTCCACCCGATAATTGGAACGGCATACTTTCCGCTTTATCGGCCAAATCGAGTAATCCTAGTAATCTTGTTGCTTCTTTGATGGCTTCGTCTTTTTTTGTTTTCCGAGCAAGCGTTGGCGCCAAAATCAAATTATCGAGAACACTTAAATGTGGAAACAAGTGGAATTCTTGGAACACAACACCAATCGTATTTTCGACATCTTTGCGTGACATTGGGTCAATTTTCTCCCCATCAATGAAAATTTCGCCAGCGTCCATTTTTTCCAGTCCACTAATACAGCGAAGTAAAGTAGTTTTCCCGCCACCTGATGGCCCGACGATAGAAAGTATTTCACCATTTTGCAAGGTTATATTCACATTATCTAAAATCGTTTTTTGATCAAATTTTTTCGATAATTTTTTAATTTCCAACATTTTCTTCACCTCATTTATAATAACTAAAACGTTTTTCGAGTTGTTTAAATAGTATGGTTAGGATAGCAGTTAATGCTAAGTAGATTGCTGCCACTAATACGAGTGGGATTAGGGTAACGTCTCGACTCATGGCAATTTTCCCTGCTCTTAATAAGTCGCCGATTCCGAGGATATAAACTAAGGAAGAATCTTTTACTAAGTTGATGACCTCATTCCCAATCGCTGGTAAGACACGTTTAACCACTTGCGGTAAGACGATTTTTCGAAGTGTTTGACCATACGTCAGACCCAAAACCTTCGCACTTTCATATTGTCCATTTTCGATAGATAGAAAGCCGCCGCGGAAAATCTCTGCAAAATACGCAGCATAATTTAAAATAAAGGCAATAAACACGGCATCCATCCGGTCAAATACTACGCCGATAATCGGCAAACCATAATAGATAAAAATTAATTGTAAAAGTAATGGCGTTCCTCGCATAATCCAAATGTAAATATTTAAAATAAATTTAAGTGGTGCTATTTTGCTAATGTTTCCAACGGCTACGACAGCCCCTAGTGGTATCGAGCAAACTAACGTCACAGCAAAAACGAGTAAGGTTGTTTTTGCCCCGTCAAGTAAAGCTGGTAAAATTCCCATGATATAATCCATATTTCTTCGCTCCTTTTTTAGCATAAAAAAATCTCGTCGCTCTTGGCACAAATTGGCCAAGAGGACGAGAATACTATTCACGTGGTTCCACCTCAATTTACCGATACTTCGCAGTACCAGCCTCCGTTAGTTCGAGACTAACAAGCTATAACGGGCTTACCCCGAGTTCACCTACTCACTTATGCTTCAGCAAACCAGCTCCGAGATGTGTTCGATGACGCTATCTTTATCCTTTCGCACCAACCAAGGACTCTCTTAAAAAGAATTACGCTCTACTTGTTCTGTTCGACGCTTTTACTTCTTCTTGCTAATACTCTACCACGATAAAGCGACAGAGTCAACCGTTTTTAATGAAACAAAAAAGTGGTGCGCGAATTATCATCGTTCGCGTACCACTTTCTCTTAATCTTTCGCAATCAGTAAATAGTCATCCTTCTGCTCAAAATAGATATTCACTTCTGTTCCCACGCCACTTTGAGATTGGATGCAAATTTCGTGGCCTAATTTTTTCGCCATTTGTTTAGCTAGGTATAATCCCATCCCCGTTGCTTTTTTCTCTTGGCGACCAATGTTACCAGTGAAACCTTGTTCAAATACACGAGGTAAGTCTTCCTCTTTAATCCCGCGGCCGTTATCTTTAATGTGAAGCACTTTCTTGCCAGATTCTTCCGTATCACACCAAATTTTTACTTCG
The sequence above is a segment of the Listeria cossartiae subsp. cossartiae genome. Coding sequences within it:
- a CDS encoding GNAT family N-acetyltransferase, yielding MIIRKEQPQDYQAIRHVNEEAFNGSVEADLVESIRTSDYYQPGLSLVAESEDGRIVGYIMFSEISLETAGRSRFILALAPLAVLPEYQGKRVGSRLMEEGIRLSREKAYPAIAVLGHADYYPRFGFIPSEQFAIPAPFDVPAEYFMLLELYDASLENLAGTIHYPAAFSVNA
- a CDS encoding iron-containing alcohol dehydrogenase family protein — translated: MLNKELIVRGAPQEYFCQVGAWKTLPTHLERRGLKNVLVVRGNASWEVAKNKFPELSTVTSTFEVYNGGSTYEERDRLVAIMETNKMDAIIAVGGGKIADVCKAAAAVLRLPVIILPTLASTCAAYTPLSVMYDEAGAMIRYDVFASSNALLLIDPEMILDSPKELLVAGIGDTLAKWYEADVIINSLPSKSVEIEIAHIAAKMCRDNLLQYSEEALAAMDKQALNEAFVKIIETNILVGGMVGGFGDDYGRCAGAHSIHDALTMVPETHHLLHGNKVAYGILVQLVIENRWDEIEQLLPFYSKLGLPTSLYDMGLATLADETLIAVAKRATEPHETIHMMPGEMTAEVVLNAMKQLEDSMAMKRVTK
- a CDS encoding amino acid ABC transporter substrate-binding protein, whose translation is MKKGLLIAVMAVVMLALGACSSSESKEDQWERINKDKEVVIGLDDSFVPMGFRDKDDNLVGFDIDLAKAVFAEYGIKAKFTPIDWTMKESELKNGSIDLIWNGYTVTDARKKQVAFSNAYMKNEQVLVTLKSSNINQFSDMKDKTLGAQNGASSIDDMANKPEVLTDIISNNEPELYDTFDTAFIDLNNKRIDGLIIDEVYARYYIDKQKNKDDYNIVTGGFDATDFAVGMRKSDKELQTKINEAFEKLYKEGKMQEISKKWFGDDEIAKQ
- a CDS encoding amino acid ABC transporter ATP-binding protein, which codes for MLEIKKLSKKFDQKTILDNVNITLQNGEILSIVGPSGGGKTTLLRCISGLEKMDAGEIFIDGEKIDPMSRKDVENTIGVVFQEFHLFPHLSVLDNLILAPTLARKTKKDEAIKEATRLLGLLDLADKAESMPFQLSGGQKQRVAIARALAMNPKVLLFDEPTSALDPDLRDHVAALILSLKKVGITQIIVTHDHTFAEKVADQMMEVEPLKKEAI
- a CDS encoding amino acid ABC transporter permease, giving the protein MDYIMGILPALLDGAKTTLLVFAVTLVCSIPLGAVVAVGNISKIAPLKFILNIYIWIMRGTPLLLQLIFIYYGLPIIGVVFDRMDAVFIAFILNYAAYFAEIFRGGFLSIENGQYESAKVLGLTYGQTLRKIVLPQVVKRVLPAIGNEVINLVKDSSLVYILGIGDLLRAGKIAMSRDVTLIPLVLVAAIYLALTAILTILFKQLEKRFSYYK